One segment of Pontibacter akesuensis DNA contains the following:
- a CDS encoding AI-2E family transporter, which translates to MGVKYRKIKRLTFILLFAILLVYVLVEAREFLYPIFIAILFSYLLYPIVSKLEEWGVPRILANLLTIIAGMATVVGVLVLLYQQLSNFLGDLPALQEQAFKNIDRLQFFLERRFGEFENTNKLWLRQQVAGAFQLSGTLIKNVLKATTDTLVKFGLMPVYVFLMLYYRNKFENFLYRQIPSFQHSKAQNILEEISQVTKRYMTGVVIVILILCVINSTGLLLIGLEYAILLGILSAFMNFIPYFGTLIGGAIPLLYVLMVQGSPQKALAVVLFFLLVQFTENNILTPNITGSKVNINPMFTILSIVVGGMIWGLPGMFVAVPFLGMFKIYCDYTDGLTAWSYLLGTEGTEEHAFTINKLKILFSRRKQG; encoded by the coding sequence ATGGGAGTAAAATACAGGAAGATAAAGCGCCTAACTTTTATACTTTTATTTGCTATCCTGCTCGTTTATGTGCTGGTAGAAGCCAGGGAGTTCCTGTACCCGATCTTTATCGCTATACTTTTTTCATACCTGCTTTATCCCATCGTCAGCAAGCTCGAGGAGTGGGGTGTGCCGCGTATTCTGGCCAATCTGCTAACGATTATAGCCGGTATGGCTACCGTAGTAGGCGTATTAGTCTTGCTTTACCAGCAGTTGTCTAATTTTCTCGGTGATCTTCCTGCGCTACAGGAGCAGGCATTCAAAAATATCGATCGCCTGCAGTTTTTCCTGGAACGGAGGTTTGGTGAATTTGAAAACACAAACAAGCTATGGCTCAGGCAGCAGGTGGCGGGTGCTTTTCAGCTTAGCGGCACCCTTATCAAAAATGTGCTGAAAGCCACAACCGACACCCTTGTGAAGTTCGGCCTGATGCCCGTGTATGTTTTCCTGATGCTATACTACCGCAATAAGTTTGAGAATTTCCTGTACCGGCAAATCCCTTCTTTTCAGCACTCCAAAGCACAGAATATTCTGGAGGAGATTTCCCAGGTTACTAAGCGCTACATGACGGGTGTGGTGATAGTTATACTTATACTATGCGTGATCAACTCCACAGGTTTGCTCCTGATCGGTCTGGAGTACGCGATACTGCTGGGCATCTTATCGGCCTTCATGAATTTTATACCCTATTTCGGCACGCTGATAGGAGGGGCCATTCCACTGCTGTACGTGCTCATGGTGCAAGGATCGCCGCAGAAAGCACTGGCTGTGGTGTTGTTTTTCCTGCTGGTGCAGTTCACTGAAAACAACATTCTGACGCCCAACATCACCGGGAGCAAAGTGAACATCAACCCCATGTTCACTATACTTAGTATTGTGGTGGGAGGCATGATCTGGGGATTGCCGGGTATGTTTGTGGCCGTTCCTTTTCTGGGTATGTTCAAGATATACTGCGACTACACCGACGGCCTAACCGCATGGTCATACCTGTTGGGAACAGAAGGAACAGAAGAACATGCTTTCACCATTAATAAGCTTAAAATCCTATTCAGCAGGAGGAAGCAAGGGTAA
- a CDS encoding outer membrane beta-barrel protein, with product MKKLLLALVLLLTMVNAFAQNVSVTGVVQSAQDKLALPAASVVLLQTGSNPLAVVTDAEGRFRFERVTPGQYMLEVNYIGFTKISRPLQVQNQSVDLGVVALNEENTALKEVQVVGRAQLGEQKGDTSQFNAKAFKTAPDASAEELVTKMPGVVVQDGKIQAQGEDVQQVMIDGKRFTGNDVNTAMRNISADMVENVQIFDAQSDRAAFSGFDDGNRLKTINFTTKKIAREGYTGKVSAGYGTDERYLVGASVNYFNNNQRITLTGLTNNINLFDFSIGETPGGGMRGRRGWGGGSPNGIISTNSFAVNYNDTWGKKIEVSGNYNFTDREVVNNQYRFRDYVNSDTTYVENSVNNSAELSHRLNFRLQYNINENNRLLVTPRISIEQNEDITNRVANTFADAQPLTNSINTNLAQRDNINFSNNILFSHRFGDSGRILTADVNTSYGSTDGDTYQAENTDNLLDPSENVVRDQYINLNRNNLAWSGNLDYSQRLGEKSRLQLEYNIGNQLNDSDRRAYNRLSEDGDYSGEPIAFLSNKFESNYLSQSVGPSYQYRDDKTRLQLNARYQYATLESDSEYPRVYSFKRNFQNVLPSAEYEYKISKTSNLNINYRTNTNVPSVEDLQDVLDISNPLQPRIGNPQLDQDYQNRINLRFRNFNPENNHVFFVGVFGTVTQNYIANSVYTNSAPSSFTDGYELQPGARLSRPVNMDGYWNVRSFFNYGQPLHFLSSNFNVNGSIGYTRIPGMIDEQVNYANNTNFRAGLNLSSNISEKVDFNMSTNSSYNIIENTLRTNQNNNYFSQNTNLRLNWIIWKGIVYRTELNHQYNPGLSSGVDESYALWNMSLGKKIFKNQQGEISLSVNDLLNQNVSVQRNVFSDYVEDVQSSVLQRFFMLTFSYNIRKFVGGEAPSMEEPQRGNWGGRRN from the coding sequence TCCCGGGCAATATATGCTGGAGGTGAACTACATCGGGTTCACCAAAATTTCCAGGCCTTTGCAGGTGCAGAACCAGTCGGTTGACTTAGGTGTGGTGGCGCTGAATGAAGAAAACACCGCACTGAAAGAAGTGCAGGTAGTGGGGCGTGCGCAACTGGGTGAGCAAAAAGGCGATACTTCACAATTCAACGCCAAGGCCTTTAAAACAGCGCCGGATGCAAGCGCCGAGGAACTGGTAACAAAGATGCCGGGCGTGGTGGTGCAGGACGGTAAAATTCAAGCCCAGGGCGAAGACGTGCAGCAGGTGATGATCGACGGCAAGCGCTTTACGGGCAATGACGTGAATACTGCTATGCGCAACATCTCGGCCGATATGGTGGAGAACGTGCAGATCTTTGATGCCCAAAGCGACAGAGCTGCCTTCAGTGGCTTTGATGATGGAAATCGTTTGAAAACTATCAACTTCACCACGAAGAAAATAGCCCGGGAGGGTTACACTGGAAAAGTTTCTGCTGGCTATGGCACAGATGAGCGTTACCTGGTGGGTGCCAGTGTGAACTACTTTAACAACAACCAACGGATTACGCTAACAGGCCTTACGAATAACATCAACCTGTTTGACTTTTCGATTGGCGAGACACCCGGTGGTGGCATGCGCGGCCGCAGAGGCTGGGGCGGCGGCTCTCCCAACGGCATCATCAGCACCAACAGCTTTGCGGTAAACTACAACGATACCTGGGGCAAGAAAATAGAGGTAAGCGGCAACTATAACTTCACCGACCGCGAGGTGGTGAACAACCAGTACAGGTTCCGCGACTATGTGAACAGCGACACTACCTACGTGGAGAACAGCGTAAACAACAGTGCTGAGCTAAGCCACCGCCTGAACTTCAGGCTACAGTACAACATAAACGAAAACAACAGGCTGCTCGTGACGCCGCGTATCAGCATAGAGCAGAACGAGGACATAACTAACCGTGTGGCGAACACCTTTGCTGATGCACAGCCGCTCACCAATTCCATCAATACCAACTTGGCTCAGCGCGATAACATCAACTTCAGCAACAATATTCTTTTCTCCCACCGCTTTGGGGACTCCGGGCGTATTTTGACGGCTGATGTGAACACGAGCTATGGTAGCACCGACGGGGACACGTACCAGGCTGAGAACACAGACAATTTACTGGATCCGAGCGAGAATGTGGTGCGGGACCAGTACATTAACCTGAACAGAAATAACCTTGCCTGGTCTGGCAATCTGGACTACTCCCAGCGCCTCGGCGAAAAGTCGCGCCTACAGTTGGAGTATAACATAGGCAACCAATTAAATGACTCCGACAGAAGAGCGTACAACCGATTGAGCGAAGACGGCGATTACAGTGGTGAGCCGATTGCCTTTTTGAGCAATAAGTTCGAGAGCAACTACCTAAGCCAAAGCGTTGGACCAAGCTACCAGTACCGCGACGATAAGACAAGGCTGCAGTTGAATGCCCGCTACCAGTATGCCACCCTGGAGAGTGACAGTGAGTACCCGCGGGTTTACTCCTTCAAGCGAAATTTCCAGAATGTGTTGCCGTCTGCGGAATATGAGTATAAAATCTCTAAAACCAGCAACCTGAACATCAACTATCGCACTAACACAAACGTGCCTTCGGTAGAGGACTTGCAGGACGTGCTGGATATCTCTAACCCGCTGCAGCCGCGGATTGGAAACCCGCAATTGGATCAGGACTACCAGAACCGGATCAACCTGCGCTTCAGAAACTTTAACCCGGAAAACAACCATGTGTTCTTTGTGGGCGTGTTCGGTACCGTAACTCAGAATTATATAGCCAACAGCGTATACACCAACAGCGCGCCGTCTAGCTTCACCGACGGATACGAGCTGCAGCCCGGCGCACGCCTTAGCCGCCCGGTGAACATGGATGGCTACTGGAACGTGCGCTCGTTCTTTAATTATGGCCAGCCGCTTCACTTCCTAAGCTCTAACTTTAACGTAAACGGCTCCATCGGCTATACCAGGATACCGGGCATGATTGATGAGCAGGTGAACTACGCCAACAACACCAACTTCAGAGCGGGGCTGAACCTGAGCAGCAACATCAGCGAAAAGGTAGATTTTAACATGTCAACCAACTCCAGCTACAACATTATTGAAAATACGCTGCGCACCAACCAGAACAACAATTACTTCAGCCAGAACACAAACCTGCGCCTGAACTGGATTATCTGGAAAGGTATTGTGTACCGTACCGAGCTGAACCACCAGTACAACCCTGGCTTGTCCAGCGGTGTGGACGAAAGCTATGCGCTCTGGAACATGAGCCTGGGCAAAAAGATATTTAAGAACCAGCAGGGAGAAATCAGCCTAAGTGTAAACGACCTGCTGAACCAGAACGTGAGCGTGCAGCGTAACGTGTTCTCAGATTATGTGGAAGATGTGCAGTCGAGCGTGTTGCAGCGCTTTTTCATGCTGACCTTCTCCTACAACATCCGCAAGTTTGTGGGTGGCGAAGCACCTTCCATGGAAGAGCCGCAGCGAGGGAACTGGGGCGGACGCCGCAACTAA